The Stygiolobus azoricus genome window below encodes:
- a CDS encoding radical SAM protein, producing the protein MVLGFITFRKFAVISITGGSCSLNCFYCTSKYISSMEGVMTPETMHKYVKKRYEMGVKGFLISGGFNKRGELPIRPYLPVLKRLKKENPDIIFNIHPGLLDKSTIEELKDVVDIVDYEFAYSPKAFQSKGLSGRSREDYLKVLEMLIDYGPKYIVPHIMLGLPNDDVAESIKVASSFKPYLLNFLVFIPTKGTPSQVFKVPEVEETVKMIELGNRLMQGRVSLGCMRPHAIKDKLDKISVEKGLVQRIANPSPRVVKEFNLPMYDACCSLPEEYLEYFKL; encoded by the coding sequence ATGGTTCTTGGCTTCATCACATTCAGGAAGTTCGCTGTCATAAGCATAACTGGGGGGAGTTGTTCTCTCAATTGCTTTTACTGCACTTCTAAGTACATAAGCTCCATGGAAGGGGTCATGACTCCAGAAACCATGCACAAATACGTTAAGAAGAGATACGAGATGGGGGTTAAAGGCTTTCTAATAAGTGGTGGTTTTAATAAGAGAGGAGAACTACCAATAAGACCTTATTTACCAGTTCTGAAAAGGTTAAAGAAGGAGAACCCGGATATAATATTTAACATTCACCCTGGACTCCTTGACAAGAGCACAATAGAAGAGTTAAAAGATGTAGTTGACATAGTTGACTACGAGTTCGCCTATTCTCCTAAAGCCTTCCAGTCCAAAGGACTCTCTGGGAGAAGCAGAGAAGATTATCTGAAAGTCTTAGAGATGCTGATAGATTACGGACCTAAGTATATCGTACCTCACATAATGCTTGGACTACCTAACGATGACGTAGCTGAAAGTATAAAGGTAGCTTCCTCCTTTAAGCCTTATCTACTTAACTTCCTAGTGTTTATACCCACGAAGGGTACACCTTCTCAGGTATTTAAAGTCCCTGAGGTAGAAGAAACGGTAAAGATGATAGAGTTGGGGAACAGACTAATGCAAGGCAGAGTGAGTTTGGGTTGTATGAGACCTCATGCTATAAAAGATAAATTGGACAAGATTTCAGTAGAAAAGGGTTTAGTTCAAAGGATAGCTAACCCATCACCGAGGGTTGTGAAAGAATTTAATCTTCCTATGTATGACGCATGTTGTAGTCTTCCAGAAGAGTACTTAGAATATTTTAAGCTTTAG
- a CDS encoding radical SAM protein, translating into MKVLVSAGTYYFIKKGIKISNTAYLLQSSGCNASCKFCTQSVLSNADKTYLSKVKWYPVELEEIKDSLNSFTRVCLQTVIKEKFEDEVIEIMSKIDSKHKSVTITPVDKQYLIKLKEVGVDYLGVGLDTVKSMWREVGKPYSYEKYIKFIKDAIDVFGRKHVYVHLIVGLGESEEEIVNTMKELYALGAEVALFAFTPVKGTPYEKKERPSLEYYRRIQALRYKLSTGKDGEEAFLTSGCPSCDRPYYNESPLDKELYNIPLRDYKWFLASSHSGSSLS; encoded by the coding sequence ATGAAAGTACTAGTCTCTGCTGGGACTTATTACTTCATAAAGAAGGGCATTAAAATAAGTAATACTGCATACTTACTTCAGAGCAGTGGATGCAATGCCTCATGTAAATTCTGCACTCAGTCAGTGTTAAGCAATGCTGACAAGACTTACCTTTCCAAGGTGAAGTGGTACCCCGTGGAACTGGAAGAGATTAAAGACTCGTTGAATAGCTTTACTAGAGTTTGTTTACAAACGGTGATTAAGGAGAAGTTCGAAGACGAGGTTATCGAGATAATGTCAAAAATAGACTCTAAACACAAGTCCGTTACAATAACCCCCGTAGACAAACAGTACTTAATTAAATTAAAAGAAGTAGGGGTTGATTATCTGGGCGTCGGCTTAGACACAGTTAAATCAATGTGGAGAGAAGTTGGGAAGCCTTATTCTTACGAGAAATATATTAAGTTTATAAAGGATGCTATCGACGTCTTCGGCCGTAAACATGTTTACGTGCACCTCATAGTAGGTCTTGGTGAGAGTGAGGAAGAAATAGTCAACACTATGAAAGAACTTTACGCTCTTGGGGCTGAAGTAGCCCTTTTCGCCTTCACCCCAGTAAAGGGGACGCCGTATGAAAAAAAGGAGAGACCTTCACTGGAGTACTACCGCAGGATACAAGCCTTGAGGTATAAACTATCCACTGGTAAAGATGGTGAGGAAGCATTCCTTACCTCCGGTTGTCCTTCTTGTGATAGACCTTATTATAATGAAAGTCCTTTGGATAAAGAATTATATAATATACCGTTGAGGGATTACAAATGGTTCTTGGCTTCATCACATTCAGGAAGTTCGCTGTCATAA